Below is a window of Arabidopsis thaliana chromosome 2, partial sequence DNA.
CCCTGGAATAAAAGCTGCCTGTTCCTCAGAGATAATACTTGAAAGGTGCTTCTTCAGACGGGCCACCAGAATCTTAGAAATAATTGTGTAGCTCACGTTGCATAAGGCAATCGGTCTGTAGTCACTCAGAAGACGAGAACTTGCTGGTTTCGGTATAAGGCACAAGTTTGTGTGGTTCATGGATTTATCAAAAATGCCATTCTCAAAAAAGTCATGTACCTCAGCCATGATAGATTGTTTGATGTCATCCCAGTAATGGTGATAAAATGCACCAGTGAATCCATCAGACCCCGGGGCTTTAGTTCCGCCTATAGAAAAGACTGCTTCTTTAACCTCCTCTTCGGTAATCTTCTTTGTTAGGTCTGCATTCATATCTGCGGTTACTCGTTGTTGGAAGCCATTTAGAACATAGTAGTGATTGTTATTTGTCGTTAAGTCACTCCGAAAGAGCTTGGTGAAGAATTGTTGCGCCACTTCCCCAATATTAGAACTGCCTCTGTGTTCCACATTCGCATCGTCCAAGATAGAGTACATTCTATTTCGTGCAGATCGTGTTTTTGCAGAGGCAAAAAAATACTTTGTGTTACGGTCTCCACCTGACAGCCATGTTTTCCGGCTCTTAAGTCTCTAGAattcttcttcagcagcatAAGCCTTCGACAGCTGCAATCTGAGCTCTCGGATGTGTTGAGTTGTTGTGCCATCAGAGTGAGCTCTATCAATTCTGTTTTTGAGAAGGGCTATATCTTCTTGGGCATTTGATCGATATCGCCTCTTCCATTGAGATATTTCTCTTCTGCAGGCAGTGAGTCGTGATCGTAGATTGTCGTCCTGGTGAAAGATTCTCCGGTTCCACCCACGTCTGACAGCATCACTGAACCCATCACGCTCAACCATTCTTCCATCAAAACAGAACTGGTTATGCTTCTGCTCAAAATCGCTCGTGATTGTTGTGATCACTGGTCGATGATCTGATTCTATTAACTCAAGGAATTCCATGTGGGATGCGGGAAATTGAGTTAACCATTCGTTATTCACCAAGGATCGATCCAAGCAGCAGGCAACATCATGAGTGTGTCGTTTTCCGACCCAAGAGAAAGGGTCTCCTGTAAACTTGAGATCATGGAAGTCACAGGTTTGTATCATTTTcctgaaatcaaagaaagagcTTTCTGGCCTCAAGTTGCCTCCTTTTTTCTCATGGTTGCCTCGTATTTCATTGAAGTTCCCTATAGCCATCCAAGGACCTGTTCTTTGTGTTGCTGTTCGTTCTAATCTTTCCCAAACCAAGTGTCTATGGATAGGATTTGGGTGACCATATACACAAGATAAATAGAACCCAAATCCattaatattaacaaaagtaTCTACAAGGTTTGGGGATTGATAAAGAACAGAATACAGAAATACTACTTTTCCACATTAAAGCAATTCCACCACTTAGACCATTTGGAGGAACCATTACAACCCTATCATAACCTACATCGCTGCAAATATCTCTGACGATGTCATTCCTTTACTTCGTTTCCATGAGAACAATGATGTCTGGAGAgaatttcttctttatctccttTAGACGTCGAACTGCGAGGTCATTGCCCAGTCCTCTGCAGTTCCAAGCGGCTGTCCTCATGGAGGAAGAGGGGGTTCTGGGCCCACCGCGCCTCTCCCCACGTCATTCGGCTGAACCGTCTCTCCGGAGCAACCACTGCTTTCCCCAGCCTCACGGATCACCATCTTAGAAGGCTcgtgttcttcatcttcttcgatgGTGTCCTCTCTCTTGCGTTTGCCCCTATCCGCTGCCACATCCTCACGAACATAGTCTCTGTTCACTCCATTATTTGTTTCCATCTCTCCATGGTACGTGGAGTAACGACATGGCTCCCAATCCTGGAAATCTTCCACGGCTTCATGATGGGCATTCATCACTAATGagagttattttatttattattgtccacgtatttattttgtttttaatgtatttttttttttttttgccttttacaGTTCCTAATCCAGATTTAAATCTGGATATAACCCTATAAATTATAAGATATACTCGTCCACATAATATTATcaagttttttagttttttagaaaataaaaatctattctaaaatttgagaaaatcaAGTGAGATAATTTTGTGCCTCACAAGTCACGAGATTACTTAGCTCGGAAGGGTTTTGGGCTCTACGTGTGAAAGGCATAAGATATTTTAGTTACTTTTATGCTTTACAATTTACATTACTAGagtacaaacaaaacaacagcTATCATGGATTTTTATGACATCATCAATTTACGTGTGTCATTTGAGATTtataatctttattttattatcacttctattttgttttaatgagTTCAAGATCTTTTCTTGAAAGACATATGAAGACTTTAACCCAAAAAGCTAAGTATTGTCTTTGATGAAACTTTGAAATCGagaagttttcaaaattttaaacgATGTCAAccagtattttttatttataaaacagtatttttctctaaatatttGACAAGATTTTTTTACCCCCGCATTAGCTAAAACCCATTTTCGTACATATGTTTACAAACAGTGTCCGCTCAACAATTTCATGGGTGtaggataatttttttttatattttgttataaaattttttgtatgataatttagttaacaaaaaaaaaaaaaatgcattaaaaaaattataggtccattctaaattttatttttgtgttatatctaatttttaaaaatattttttaaaaaatatatgtccCTTAATTGTTAAAACATGGGTTTGGATTCTTGGCTGTCGCACCGCTTGCCCCTCTATTTAAACCGGCACTGTTtacaaattaaacattatagaaaataattcttaaaaacCGGACTaagtaatgaaaattttaaattacaaaaacgaAGAATACTAGGAAGCTAGAACTAGGGAAGAAAACTTGAAGCACCACATTAGTCAAAGAGATCGAAGAAAGAAGCCATTCTCTAAGAAAATTTACCATTAAGATTGACTATGCACTTTATTTAAAACACTTGCCAATAtatctttttcaaaagtttttttttcataactcATATTAAGACTTTCATCTTCAAATTAAAGGGGGATGAGCTTTCCGGATGATACTTAGACCTGAGTTGAGTCAAAATCGCATCTCCCTACAAACAAGTTCATCATAAACCAGTCGTAGGGTCCAAAGACTTTCACGATCCATTAAACTGACATCTTAGTGttcaaagatatttttcttggtGTTCTAAAACATATATCTTCTGAACATGGCTCAATTGTGACTCCTCTCAAGAAAATTTAAAGGACTTGGGGGAGgactatattattatttttagttccCCTTAAATATCCACATAATAATTActgtttgttgttttctttttaattcaaaCATACACCATTCCAAAGAGACCTTTGATAGTTTTCtttactaaaatattattgaaaattacTTATAAGATTTATTATTAACATGTTTTAGATTGAAAATTGCTCATACAGGCACATAAACAGATTGAGATGTACACACAACAAGGCTTCTCGAATCTTCCCATATGCATGTCGAAAACGCAGTACTCATTCTCACATGATACATCAAAGAAAAGAGCACCTTCAGGGTTTGTATTGCCAATTCGGGATGTTAGAGGAAGCATTGGAGCTGGTTTCATAtacactacaaaaaaagtcCTCATTG
It encodes the following:
- a CDS encoding P-loop containing nucleoside triphosphate hydrolases superfamily protein (P-loop containing nucleoside triphosphate hydrolases superfamily protein; FUNCTIONS IN: formate-tetrahydrofolate ligase activity, ligase activity, ATP binding; INVOLVED IN: biosynthetic process, folic acid and derivative biosynthetic process; LOCATED IN: cellular_component unknown; CONTAINS InterPro DOMAIN/s: Formate-tetrahydrofolate ligase, FTHFS (InterPro:IPR000559); BEST Arabidopsis thaliana protein match is: 10-formyltetrahydrofolate synthetase (TAIR:AT1G50480.1); Has 3978 Blast hits to 3978 proteins in 1280 species: Archae - 25; Bacteria - 2385; Metazoa - 199; Fungi - 174; Plants - 54; Viruses - 0; Other Eukaryotes - 1141 (source: NCBI BLink).), with the protein product MYTQQGFSNLPICMSKTQYSFSHDTSKKRAPSGFVLPIRDVRGSIGAGFIYTTKKTVNPLAGM